A window of Acidobacteriota bacterium contains these coding sequences:
- a CDS encoding integrase family protein, whose product MDTVSNLAPVRPETKPTGRHPGNALSAIFLRSASPGRHPDGNGLCLFLQPSRTRSWIQRLVVRGRRRELGLGSHALVPLAAARWSEVRWAEWEEIDRDAGVWAAPARRMKASRRHRVPLCGRALEILEAARTLGRGAGPLVFTRGQGKPLNDKELRWLARERGIAAVPHGFRSSFRDWAAEETDHPREVGESSPLAPHHSHRSLLPLP is encoded by the coding sequence GTCCGACCCGAAACCAAGCCCACCGGCCGCCATCCGGGCAACGCCCTCTCGGCCATCTTCCTCCGCTCCGCTTCCCCCGGAAGACACCCCGATGGAAACGGATTGTGCCTCTTCCTCCAGCCCAGCCGTACCCGCAGCTGGATTCAGCGCCTCGTCGTCCGTGGCCGCCGCCGGGAGCTCGGTCTCGGCAGCCACGCCCTGGTTCCACTGGCCGCGGCCAGGTGGAGTGAGGTGCGCTGGGCCGAGTGGGAGGAGATCGATCGGGACGCTGGTGTATGGGCCGCCCCGGCCAGGCGGATGAAGGCCAGCCGCCGGCACCGGGTGCCGCTGTGTGGCCGCGCCTTGGAGATTCTCGAGGCGGCACGGACCTTAGGCCGGGGAGCCGGTCCTCTGGTGTTCACCCGTGGGCAGGGGAAGCCGCTCAATGACAAGGAGCTGCGGTGGCTGGCCCGCGAGCGGGGGATTGCGGCCGTGCCGCACGGGTTCCGCTCCAGCTTCCGGGACTGGGCGGCCGAAGAGACCGACCATCCCCGGGAGGTGGGGGAGAGTTCTCCCCTGGCCCCCCATCACTCCCACCGCTCCCTTCTCCCACTCCCATGA